Proteins found in one Xyrauchen texanus isolate HMW12.3.18 chromosome 30, RBS_HiC_50CHRs, whole genome shotgun sequence genomic segment:
- the LOC127624302 gene encoding syntaxin-binding protein 6-like codes for MNIQAAIRYEIFVPRDEKLLVAIEVRRRLKRKSLSFLSAGRKRNYLTFLCLSVTNTRPAQIFITKVKKYPGSRQFSKRSQWSIEHLRQVNGIHPNKDSPEFDLVFDRVSDQWEASSAAEKCMFVQVLYHACQNYWEAKLSQENPVTPGEPKIPGAIEIKKSHGAPCQTDFVNCQPKLMGDACSVNMVIYRCKIFLNRMKNSMISNQAPELSKASPSLPVVKKMGNTTMRSSQVLSERGERLMKADEKTSHFLHGAKQFAEAAQKLALKQI; via the exons ATGAACATTCAGGCAGCCATCAGGTATGAGATCTTTGTCCCAAGAGATGAAAAGTTACTGGTAGCCATAGAGGTGAGGAGAAGGTTGAAGAGGAAGAGTCTTTCCTTCCTCAGTGCAGGCCGCAAGAGGAACTACTTAACTTTCCTCTGCTTGTCAG TCACTAACACAAGACCAGCTCAAATCTTCATCACTAAAGTTAAAAAGTATCCAGGTTCGCGACAGTTCTCTAAAAGATCGCAGTGGTCTATAGAGCACCTTCGTCAAGTCAATGGCATCCACCCAAATAAG GACTCTCCCGAGTTTGATCTAGTGTTTGATCGTGTTTCTGATCAATGGGAGGCTAGCTCAGCAGCGGAgaagtgcatgtttgtgcaagTTCTGTATCATGCTTGTCAGAACTACTGGGAGGCAAAGCTCAGCCAAGAAAACCCGGTGACCCCTGGAGAACCGAAGATACCTggagctatagagatcaagaAGAGCCATGGTGCCCCATGCCAAACTGACTTTGTCAACTGTCAGCCAAAGCTTATGGGAG ATGCATGTTCTGTTAATATGGTCATCTACCGCTGCAAGATATTTTTGAACAGAATGAAGAACAGTATGATTTCAAACCAAG CACCAGAACTATCCAAGGCCAGCCCCTCCCTTCCGGTGGTGAAGAAGATGGGAAATACAACGATGAGGTCCAGTCAGGTTCTGAGTGAGCGTGGGGAGCGTCTAATGAAGGCTGATGAGAAGACCAGCCACTTTTTGCATGGAGCCAAGCAGTTTGCAGAAGCTGCTCAGAAA CTGGCTCTGAAGCAGATTTAA